One stretch of Carcharodon carcharias isolate sCarCar2 chromosome 20, sCarCar2.pri, whole genome shotgun sequence DNA includes these proteins:
- the LOC121292522 gene encoding polypeptide N-acetylgalactosaminyltransferase 11-like isoform X2, with product MGSIRFHYFCYGCLFSSLIWTFLLFIYFNLNWEKYTFSNVPFQGNPGVVQKFQPPITHSPKWFPEFQKPGVQFVKPINKELKKIELSPELGRIFNEADQEVRDTGYQKHAFNVLISNRLGYHRNIPDTRDPKCKEKSYPVALPSASVIICFYNEALSALLRTVHSILDRTPAYLLHEIILVDDRSDFIELKDELEKYIDNNQLKKVKLIRNVMREGLIRGRMVGSSHATGDVLVFIDSHCEVNEMWLQPLLTPIKEDHSTVVCPLIDIINADTLIYSSSPIVKGGFNWGLHFKWDPVPVSLLNGPEGATEPFKSPTMAGGLFAMNRDYFNKLGQYDSGMDIWGGENLEISFRIWMCGGQLKIVPCSRVGHIFRKWRPYGSPGGVDTMAYNSLRLSHVWMDEYKEQYLSLRPDLRKQSYGDITERLNLRKKLNCTSFKWYLDNVYPEMNVNGPNEKAKIQQPLFINKSPKRSKILQQGRLYNLQTSKCLAAQKYPDQKGGIVVVKECDWTDSNQEIVFLLSITPC from the exons ATGGGTAGTATCAGGTTCCACTATTTCTGCTATGGATGCCTTTTTTCTTCATTGATTTGGACATTTCTCCTTTTCATCTACTTCAATTTAAATTGGGAAAAATATACCTTCAGTAATGTGCCCTTCCAGGGGAATCCAGGAGTTGTGCAGAAATTCCAGCCTCCAATAACACATAGTCCTAAATGGTTTCCTGAATTTCAGAAACCTGGTGTTCAGTTTGTGAAACCCATTAATAAAGAATTAAAGAAAATTGAATTGTCTCCTGAACTTG GAAGGATTTTCAATGAAGCTGATCAGGAAGTTCGGGATACGGGATACCAGAAACATGCTTTCAACGTGCTCATCAGTAATCGCTTGGGTTACCATCGGAATATTCCTGATACCAGAGACCCAAA ATGTAAAGAAAAGAGCTACCCTGTCGCTTTACCATCAGCTAGCGTCATTATCTGCTTTTATAATGAAGCATTATCGGCATTGCTTCGGACAGTTCACAGCATCCTGGATCGCACTCCTGCATACCTATTGCATGAAATTATCCTAGTGGATGATAGAAGTGACTTCA TTGAGTTGAAAGATGAGCTGGAGAAGTACATTGACAACAACCAACTTAAAAAAGTGAAACTAATAAGGAATGTAATGCGAGAAGGTTTAATACGTGGCAGAATGGTTGGATCATCTCATGCAACAG GTGATGTGCTGGTGTTCATTGATAGTCACTGTGAAGTAAATGAGATGTGGCTGCAGCCTCTCCTGACTCCAATTAAGGAGGATCACAGCACTGTAGTCTGCCCACTAATTGATATCATCAATGCTGACACACTAATCTACAGCTCTTCTCCAATAGTGAAGGGAGGGTTTAATTGGGGCCTGCACTTCAAGTGGGATCCTGTGCCAGTCTCGCTGCTGAATGGACCAGAAGGAGCAACTGAACCATTCAA ATCGCCTACAATGGCAGGAGGACTGTTCGCAATGAACCGGGATTACTTCAATAAACTTGGGCAGTATGACAGTGGCATGGATATCTGGGGAGGGGAAAACCTGGAAATTTCCTTTAGG ATTTGGATGTGCGGTGGGCAGCTGAAAATAGTTCCATGTTCCCGTGTTGGGCATATTTTCCGGAAATGGAGGCCGTATGGCTCACCAGGAGGAGTGGATACCATGGCATACAACTCTCTGCGTCTTTCTCATGTATGGATGGATGAATATAAG GAACAATACTTATCTTTAAGACCTGATCTGAGGAAACAAAGTTATGGTGACATTACTGAGCGTTTGAacctgagaaagaagctgaactGTACATCTTTCAAGTGGTATCTGGACAATGTTTACCCAGAGATGAATGTTAATGGACCAAATGAAAAAGCTAAAATACAACAACcactatttattaacaaaagtccAAAACGATCTAAAATACTGCAGCAAGGAAGG